The proteins below are encoded in one region of Silene latifolia isolate original U9 population chromosome 2, ASM4854445v1, whole genome shotgun sequence:
- the LOC141637672 gene encoding E3 ubiquitin-protein ligase UPL5-like, whose protein sequence is MLSGSSEYGRKLDLQFFVRMMSGDKTLVLQANIEDTVEHLHTIMRKNKVVVNALVLLYAYRIDDHAWLLKHKDVLDFESRRHLALLMLPNKDGNYEQFQEMLINRSQLLAESFEYIYNARPSSLQAGLFMEFKNEEAKGPGVLREWFCLVCQALFDPRNALFLVCPLDQRSHFHYDYVSQITFHGLTFRVLMFALNPLCSLQAGRRVSLEDIKDADPCIYKSCQQILEMDPEFVDSDALCLTFVTETEELGSREVTELCSGGKDIIVNSKNRKEYVDLIVQQRFVTSISEQVSSFGKGFADILRDNYRETTFFGNLELKDLDWMLHGSERHRISVRDWKKHTQYVGYTKSDPEIVWFWKVVKRLNREQKKTLLFFWTSIKYLPVEGFRGLATKLSIYKSSEPQDRLPSSKTCFYRLFIPVYPTKAIMKDRLRVITQEHLNIDSSLVYIVNHNLYIQRLGLESIVNAVALFYDLYIIHWFEGCLIAKPLVSSLFLDFDNLRLALHKFATLLSTGAQYRFLQASLAHYAH, encoded by the exons ATGTTATCTGGCTCTTCGGAATATGGTAGGAAGTTGGACCTGCAGTTTTTCGTGAGAATGATGTCAGGGGATAAAACACTAGTGTTGCAGGCCAATATAGAGGATACTGTGGAGCATCTGCACA CCATAATGAGAAAGAATAAAGTAGTCGTGAATGCTCTTGTACTTCTATATGCTTACCGTATTGATGATCATGCTTGGCTTCTGAAACATAAGGATGTCCTAGACTTCGAATCCAGGCGACATTTAGCATTGTTGATGTTGCCAAACAAGGATGGAAATTATGAGCAATTCCAAGAGATGTTGATAAACAGGTCTCAGTTGCTGGCGGAATCTTTTGAGTATATATATAATGCGCGACCATCTTCTTTACAAGCTGGTCTCTTTATGGAATTCAAAAATGAAGAAGCTAAAGGTCCGGGTGTATTACGAGAGTGGTTTTGCCTGGTGTGTCAAGCTTTGTTTGATCCACGGAATGCCCTTTTTCTCGTCTGTCCCTTAGATCAACGAAG TCATTTCCATTATGACTATGTTTCTCAGATTACTTTCCATGGCTTGACTTTTCGTGTTCTTATGTTTGCACTAAATCCTTTGTGCAGCCTCCAAG CTGGAAGACGTGTTTCTTTGGAAGATATTAAGGATGCAGATCCATGCATCTATAAAAGCTGCCAACAAATATTGGAGATGGATCCTGAATTCGTGGATTCTGATGCGCTTTGTCTAACATTTGTGACTGAAACTGAAGAGCTTGGATCGAGGGAGGTCACAGAACTATGTTCGGGTGGGAAAGACATTATTGTAAACAGCAAAAacaggaaggaatatgttgacCTTATTGTTCAACAACGTTTTGTTACATCCATTTCAGAACAAGTGTCTTCCTTTGGTAAAGGTTTTGCTGACATTCTTCGCGACAATTATCGCGAAACAACTTTTTTTGGGAACTTAGAGCTGAAAGATCTTGATTGGATGTTACATGGAAGTGAAAGACACAGGATTTCTGTAAGAGATTGGAAGAAACATACTCAGTATGTTGGCTACACAAAATCTGACCCAGAGATAGTTTGGTTTTGGAAG GTCGTTAAACGACTAAATAGGGAGCAGAAGAAAACTCTACTCTTCTTTTGGACATCAATAAAGTATCTTCCAGTGGAAGGGTTTCGCGGTTTAGCTACTAAACTGTCCATCTATAAGTCATCGGAGCCCCAAGACCGATTACCCTCATCCAAAACATGCTTTTACCGTCTTTTTATCCCAGTGTATCCCACAAAAGCCATCATGAAAGATCGTCTTCGAGTCATTACTCAGGAGCAT TTGAACATTGATTCTTCTCTTGTGTATATTGTTAATCACAATTTGTACATACAAAGACTTGGTTTGGAGTCTATAGTGAATGCTGTTGCCCTGTTTTATGACCTGTACATTATACACTGGTTTGAAGGCTGTTTAATTGCGAAACCTTTGGTGTCGTCTCTCTtcctggacttt GATAATTTAAGATTAGCCCTTCATAAATTTGCCACGTTATTATCTACTGGCGCTCAGTATCGATTCTTACAGGCATCACTAGCGCATTATGCACATTAA